A window of Nocardia arthritidis genomic DNA:
TTCAACCATCGGAGCGGATCATTCGACGGGCCGGAGTTTGCCGTCGATATTGCCGCGCGGCACCCCGTCCACGGCGACGCACAGGCCGAAAACCCGCTCGTGGCCGGTCCATCCGTTGATGCGGCCGCGGTTGTTTCCGATCTGGATCCGCTTTCCATCGGTTGCCGTCGCCAAGTGCAGGTAAATCGTCCCGGCCACCTTCGCGAGCACGA
This region includes:
- a CDS encoding S26 family signal peptidase, giving the protein MGVLDSVAARVASGETVRFRPTGSSMVPLIRSRQLVTVAPVDPARVEVGDIVLAKVAGTIYLHLATATDGKRIQIGNNRGRINGWTGHERVFGLCVAVDGVPRGNIDGKLRPVE